The following proteins come from a genomic window of Paenibacillus sp. CAA11:
- a CDS encoding tautomerase family protein, whose amino-acid sequence MPFIRVSYLKNQYSPQQLSEISETIMKALIAHLNVPKEDYFQVFHAHQRHEFYYSPNYLDIERSDGLLYIQITLKSGRAQAQKTSFYAELAEQLASTAGIRPQDVFVVLVGSEYEDWTFGNGVAQMLSRPAGKTSPREIRSTARESFGDIAPDFARYTEELLFGEVWQREQLGKRDRSLVTVAALVASGLTEQVPFHLQLARENGLTQEELIEALTHLAFYTGWPRAASALQIARQTVQS is encoded by the coding sequence ATGCCATTTATCAGAGTAAGCTATTTGAAAAACCAATACAGTCCCCAGCAGTTGTCTGAGATTAGCGAAACTATTATGAAGGCATTGATTGCACATTTAAATGTACCAAAGGAAGACTATTTTCAGGTGTTTCACGCCCACCAAAGGCACGAATTTTACTACAGTCCAAATTACTTGGACATTGAACGAAGCGACGGGCTGCTCTATATTCAGATCACGCTGAAATCCGGCAGAGCTCAGGCGCAGAAGACAAGCTTCTATGCCGAATTAGCCGAACAGCTGGCCAGCACGGCCGGAATTAGGCCGCAGGATGTATTTGTTGTCTTGGTAGGTTCGGAGTATGAAGACTGGACCTTTGGGAACGGTGTTGCCCAGATGCTCTCACGTCCTGCCGGCAAAACTTCACCCCGCGAAATCCGCTCCACGGCCCGCGAGAGCTTTGGCGATATAGCCCCAGACTTCGCCCGTTATACCGAGGAGCTGTTATTCGGAGAAGTATGGCAGAGGGAACAGCTCGGCAAGCGCGACCGCAGCCTGGTGACCGTGGCCGCACTAGTCGCAAGCGGCCTGACCGAGCAGGTGCCTTTCCATCTGCAGCTGGCCAGGGAGAATGGGCTGACACAGGAGGAGCTTATTGAAGCCCTTACCCATCTGGCCTTCTATACAGGATGGCCCCGCGCCGCATCGGCCTTACAAATCGCCCGCCAGACTGTTCAGTCCTGA
- the deoC gene encoding deoxyribose-phosphate aldolase produces MEIANLIDHTLLRADASQAEIQKITEEAKKYSFASVCVNPTWVSYAAAQLAGTPVKVCTVIGFPLGANTPEVKAFEAQNAIANGAGEVDMVVNIGAIKSGDFELVERDIKAVVDAAAGKALVKVIIETCLLTDEEKVRACELSVKAGADFVKTSTGFSTGGATPEDVALMRKTVGPNVGVKASGGVRSLEDLQAMVNAGATRIGASSGVKIMEGGQSTASY; encoded by the coding sequence ATGGAAATAGCTAATCTCATTGATCATACGCTGCTTCGTGCGGATGCTTCACAGGCTGAGATCCAAAAAATAACCGAGGAAGCGAAAAAATATAGCTTTGCATCGGTATGTGTAAATCCGACGTGGGTGTCTTATGCGGCAGCTCAGCTTGCAGGAACCCCTGTAAAGGTGTGCACAGTGATCGGATTTCCTCTGGGAGCGAACACTCCGGAAGTAAAGGCCTTTGAGGCTCAGAACGCTATTGCGAATGGCGCAGGGGAAGTTGATATGGTCGTTAATATCGGTGCAATCAAGAGCGGTGATTTCGAACTGGTTGAACGTGATATTAAAGCTGTAGTTGATGCGGCAGCCGGTAAGGCACTGGTTAAAGTAATTATAGAGACCTGCCTCTTAACTGATGAGGAGAAGGTACGTGCTTGTGAGCTGTCTGTCAAGGCCGGTGCAGACTTCGTGAAGACTTCTACGGGCTTCTCTACCGGGGGAGCAACTCCTGAAGATGTGGCCCTTATGCGCAAGACCGTTGGACCGAATGTGGGCGTGAAGGCTTCCGGCGGCGTCCGCAGTCTCGAAGATTTGCAGGCTATGGTGAATGCAGGAGCCACACGGATCGGGGCTAGCTCCGGAGTGAAGATCATGGAAGGCGGCCAATCCACCGCTTCTTACTAA
- a CDS encoding sugar-binding transcriptional regulator has protein sequence MEDEKQRLSIEAARLYYMADYSQQEIASRLGVSRPTVSRLLQYAKEQGYVQISIVDPLEDLDMLSSEIEKKYRLDHVRVCYSPQNEYREIQKRISKSAAEYLYETVQDMDIIGVTWGRTLHAIAQQLRQKPVRGVEVVQLKGGVSHSHVNTYAAETVNLFAEAFHTVARYLPLPVVFDTVEVKRMVEEDRHIQRIIELGRKANIAVFTVGTVKEDALLFRLGYFNEEEQKLLQQKGVADICSRFFDAKGALCSEAINNRTVGIDLHDLRDKEKAILVAGGQRKIEAIQAALAGRYANILVTDQYTAQALLQ, from the coding sequence ATGGAAGATGAGAAGCAGCGATTAAGCATTGAGGCGGCAAGGTTATACTATATGGCAGATTACAGCCAGCAGGAGATCGCTTCTCGGCTTGGCGTGTCACGCCCAACGGTTTCACGGCTGCTGCAATATGCCAAGGAACAAGGCTATGTCCAGATCAGCATCGTGGACCCGCTGGAGGATTTGGACATGCTGTCATCGGAGATTGAGAAGAAGTATAGGCTGGATCATGTCCGGGTTTGCTATTCTCCGCAGAATGAGTACCGAGAGATTCAGAAGAGAATCAGTAAATCTGCTGCCGAGTACCTGTATGAGACCGTACAGGATATGGATATTATCGGCGTGACTTGGGGGAGAACACTACATGCTATTGCCCAGCAGCTGCGGCAAAAGCCGGTTAGAGGTGTCGAAGTGGTGCAGCTTAAAGGCGGGGTCAGCCATTCTCATGTGAATACTTATGCAGCCGAAACCGTAAATCTGTTCGCAGAGGCTTTTCATACCGTGGCCCGTTATTTGCCTCTGCCCGTCGTGTTCGATACCGTGGAGGTCAAACGCATGGTTGAGGAAGATCGGCATATTCAGCGAATTATTGAGCTAGGGAGAAAAGCCAATATAGCTGTATTTACCGTAGGGACGGTCAAAGAGGATGCGCTGCTGTTCAGACTGGGGTATTTTAATGAGGAAGAACAGAAGCTGCTGCAGCAGAAGGGGGTCGCTGATATTTGCTCCCGTTTCTTTGATGCCAAGGGAGCGCTGTGCAGCGAAGCGATTAATAACCGTACGGTCGGTATTGACCTGCATGATCTTCGTGATAAAGAGAAGGCCATCCTTGTTGCTGGAGGGCAGCGCAAGATTGAGGCAATTCAGGCGGCGCTGGCAGGCAGATATGCGAATATTTTAGTAACCGATCAATATACGGCGCAGGCGCTGCTTCAATAA
- a CDS encoding cytidine deaminase, giving the protein MTKEELIQEALSAREHAYVPYSKFKVGAALLSEGKVYHGCNVENASYGLTNCAERTAVFKLVSEGGRKIDAVAIVADTPGPVSPCGACRQVLSEFCGPETVVYLTNLHGDVSEQTMAQLLPGAFVAEDMEGKK; this is encoded by the coding sequence ATGACAAAAGAAGAATTGATTCAAGAAGCCTTGTCAGCGCGTGAGCATGCCTACGTACCGTACTCCAAATTTAAAGTGGGGGCAGCGCTGCTGTCAGAGGGCAAGGTCTATCACGGTTGCAATGTAGAGAATGCTTCTTATGGATTAACCAATTGTGCGGAACGGACAGCGGTCTTCAAGCTCGTATCGGAAGGCGGGCGAAAGATAGATGCCGTCGCGATTGTAGCCGATACGCCCGGACCGGTATCCCCTTGCGGGGCATGCCGCCAGGTGCTGTCCGAGTTCTGCGGGCCTGAGACAGTCGTCTATCTGACCAATCTTCATGGAGATGTCAGCGAGCAGACGATGGCACAGCTGCTGCCGGGCGCTTTTGTAGCGGAAGATATGGAAGGGAAGAAATAA
- a CDS encoding Hsp20/alpha crystallin family protein, with the protein MFDLIPFRRRSEDPFGQMLKSFNEMVEDHWLTPFGSNTQSFRTDIREEKDKYVVEAELPGIAKDDIEIDVSNNYLTIRAKRNEYHEEKDDSNNFIRKERRTGEFVRRFYVEQIDEDGIKAKLEGGVLKLEIPKRPGDDRSRKQIQID; encoded by the coding sequence ATGTTTGATCTGATTCCATTCCGCAGACGGAGCGAGGACCCATTCGGACAAATGCTGAAATCCTTCAATGAGATGGTTGAGGATCACTGGCTTACTCCATTTGGCAGCAATACTCAATCATTCCGCACGGATATCCGCGAGGAGAAGGATAAATATGTGGTGGAGGCCGAGCTTCCGGGCATTGCCAAGGACGACATCGAGATTGATGTCAGCAATAATTATTTGACTATACGCGCTAAGCGCAACGAATACCATGAAGAGAAGGACGATTCCAACAATTTCATTCGCAAAGAACGTCGTACCGGCGAGTTTGTCCGCCGCTTCTATGTAGAGCAGATTGACGAGGACGGCATTAAGGCTAAGCTGGAAGGCGGCGTGCTGAAGCTTGAAATTCCTAAGCGCCCAGGCGATGATCGGAGCCGCAAGCAAATACAGATAGACTAA
- a CDS encoding NupC/NupG family nucleoside CNT transporter, whose protein sequence is MKYIIGLAGIVLVFLLAFVASSDRKRIRYRPLIVMIVLQAILAFVLLNTGVGSFLIGGFASTFEHLLSYAAEGVNFVFGGLANVNEAPFFLNVLLPIVFISALIGILQYIKVLPFIIKYIGLVLSKVNGMGKLESFNAVASAILGQSEVFISVKKQLGAMPRHRLYTLCASAMSTVSMSIVGAYMELIKPEYVVTALVLNLFGGFIIASIINPYEVDPKEDILEIQEEEKQSFFEMLGEYIMDGFKVATTVAAMLIGFVALIAMINGIFSGIFGISFQDLLGYIFAPFAFLMGIPWGDAVQAGSIMATKMVSNEFVAMTTLTNATGLSARAIGIVSVFLVSFANFSSIGIIAGAVKGLHSKQGNEVARFGLKLLYGATLVSVLSATIAGLFM, encoded by the coding sequence TTGAAATACATCATTGGGCTTGCCGGAATCGTACTGGTCTTTCTCTTGGCCTTTGTAGCCAGCAGTGATCGTAAACGGATCAGATACCGCCCACTCATCGTCATGATTGTGCTTCAAGCCATTTTGGCCTTTGTGCTATTGAACACTGGGGTCGGATCATTTCTTATTGGCGGTTTTGCCTCGACATTTGAACATCTGCTTAGCTATGCCGCGGAAGGCGTGAACTTTGTGTTTGGCGGACTGGCTAATGTGAATGAGGCCCCGTTCTTTCTGAATGTGCTTCTGCCCATCGTATTTATTTCGGCATTGATCGGGATATTGCAGTATATCAAAGTTCTGCCGTTTATCATTAAGTACATTGGTCTTGTCCTAAGCAAAGTGAATGGCATGGGCAAGCTGGAATCTTTCAATGCCGTTGCTTCTGCAATTCTGGGACAGTCCGAGGTCTTCATCTCGGTGAAAAAACAGCTCGGCGCGATGCCGCGCCATAGGCTGTACACGCTGTGCGCTTCGGCAATGTCTACGGTGTCCATGTCGATTGTGGGCGCCTATATGGAATTGATTAAGCCGGAATACGTAGTCACTGCTCTGGTGCTTAATTTGTTTGGCGGATTCATTATTGCATCAATCATTAACCCTTACGAGGTTGATCCTAAGGAAGATATCTTGGAAATTCAAGAAGAAGAAAAACAGTCCTTTTTTGAAATGCTCGGCGAATATATTATGGATGGATTCAAAGTAGCGACAACTGTGGCAGCCATGCTTATTGGGTTCGTAGCATTGATCGCTATGATCAACGGCATTTTCAGCGGCATCTTTGGAATCAGCTTCCAGGACCTGCTCGGCTACATTTTCGCACCATTCGCTTTCCTAATGGGTATCCCATGGGGGGATGCGGTTCAGGCCGGCAGCATTATGGCGACCAAGATGGTATCCAACGAGTTCGTAGCGATGACTACGTTGACGAATGCAACCGGGTTGTCTGCACGCGCGATCGGGATTGTTTCGGTATTCCTCGTCTCCTTTGCCAACTTCTCTTCGATTGGGATTATTGCCGGTGCAGTCAAGGGACTGCACAGCAAGCAAGGGAACGAAGTCGCCCGGTTTGGTCTGAAGCTGCTGTATGGCGCAACCTTGGTGAGTGTGCTTTCGGCGACAATAGCAGGCCTGTTTATGTAA
- a CDS encoding LysR family transcriptional regulator has product MDLRELTAFQTIIQEGTFSKAAAKLNYAQSTITNQIQRLEKELGIPLFKRGWEAELTPAGMIFAGEVDQLIQHWLQVKDQAKALEREEIGSLRVGTVEMLSHQVLPNVLRRFQEYKPRIACHFVVGNTQCLTARMLQNELDFAICGEPEDIARFYFEPLYEERITFIAAQDHPLAQGKGIRFEELLDYPVIVGGPSCLYHLRLARRLARSPKMPLLHTVSQISAIPGFVAQVPSVGAVLDSVPLPDGVVKLDAELQDEAIPVGLLHLRKDHYNSSFISLIAELVREELGNKRPNGF; this is encoded by the coding sequence ATGGATTTAAGAGAGCTGACTGCATTCCAGACGATTATTCAGGAAGGCACTTTTTCCAAGGCGGCTGCCAAGCTGAATTATGCACAATCCACCATCACCAATCAGATTCAGCGCCTTGAGAAGGAGCTGGGGATCCCGCTGTTCAAGCGGGGGTGGGAGGCTGAGCTGACGCCTGCGGGAATGATCTTTGCCGGTGAAGTGGATCAGCTGATTCAGCACTGGCTCCAGGTTAAGGACCAGGCAAAGGCGCTGGAGCGAGAAGAGATCGGCAGCTTAAGGGTTGGGACCGTAGAGATGTTAAGCCACCAGGTGCTGCCTAACGTGCTGCGTCGGTTTCAGGAATACAAGCCCAGAATAGCATGTCACTTTGTAGTGGGGAACACCCAGTGCTTAACAGCAAGGATGCTTCAGAATGAGCTGGATTTTGCTATTTGCGGGGAGCCTGAGGATATAGCACGATTTTATTTTGAACCACTGTATGAAGAGCGGATTACCTTTATCGCAGCCCAAGATCACCCTCTAGCTCAGGGGAAGGGCATCCGGTTTGAAGAGCTGCTGGATTATCCAGTCATCGTCGGAGGTCCTTCCTGCTTATATCATTTACGGCTGGCCCGCAGATTGGCGCGCAGCCCGAAGATGCCACTCCTACATACAGTAAGCCAAATTTCAGCCATACCAGGGTTTGTTGCACAGGTGCCGTCCGTAGGAGCTGTTCTTGATTCTGTGCCGCTGCCAGATGGAGTGGTCAAACTGGACGCAGAACTCCAAGACGAAGCAATACCGGTGGGCTTGCTTCATCTGCGCAAGGATCATTACAACTCCTCGTTCATAAGTCTAATTGCTGAACTTGTCCGGGAGGAGCTGGGGAATAAGAGGCCAAATGGATTTTAA
- a CDS encoding beta-galactosidase, with protein sequence MNKKYAPFHPAVTGLLHGGDYNPDQWLSYPEIIEEDYRLMKLANCNTFTLNVFGWSAVEPEEGRYEFGWLDKIMDDLAARGLQVILATPSGARPAWMSAKYPEVLRVESNRQRNLHGIRHNHCPTSPVYRKKTRELNTKLAERYKDHPALILWHISNEFGGACHCELCQDAFRAWLKQKYGTLEKLNHAWWTGFWSHTFTDWGQIESPAPHGENQVHGHNLDWQRFVTDQTIDFYRNEIAPLREITPNIPATTNFMGNYPHMGPFTGLNYAKFGKEVDVVSWDAYPAWHSDLQQNMDLAADTAFVHDIYRSLKGGQPFLVMENTPSLVNWHQVNKPKRPGMHALSAVQSLAHGADSVLYFQWRKGRGASEKFHGAVVDHSGHEHTRVFREVAEVGKILEQLGEIRGTSVEPEVALIYDWENGWAMDDAQALKPREKNYIATCQAHYKSFWKRGIPVDVIDMDRDFSSYKLIVAPMLYMVRPGVAERLEQFVQQGGTLVVTYWSGIVNENDLTFLGGFPGPLRSLLGVWAEEIDTLYDSDRNSIRFFSEELGFGGTYEAREYCEVIHAETAKVLAKYERDYYANTPALTVNTFGQGKAYYMASRNEDRFNDDFYEQLAEHLNIRRALDTGLPEGVSVHLRSDGEHDYVFIMNFTDGSKQVELPQGSYYNLLDQQQQGSILKLSAYGFAVLKKDTDALK encoded by the coding sequence ATGAATAAAAAATACGCGCCCTTCCACCCAGCGGTAACAGGCTTGCTGCACGGAGGGGACTATAACCCGGATCAATGGCTCAGTTATCCTGAGATTATTGAGGAGGATTACCGGCTGATGAAGCTGGCGAACTGCAACACCTTCACCCTGAACGTATTCGGCTGGAGCGCCGTCGAGCCCGAGGAAGGCCGCTATGAGTTCGGCTGGCTGGACAAGATCATGGACGATCTTGCGGCGAGAGGCCTTCAGGTGATTCTGGCAACTCCAAGCGGTGCACGGCCTGCCTGGATGTCTGCGAAGTATCCTGAAGTGCTGCGGGTGGAGAGCAATCGGCAGCGTAACTTGCACGGAATTAGGCATAATCACTGCCCGACGTCTCCGGTTTACCGCAAGAAGACAAGGGAGCTCAATACGAAGCTGGCTGAGCGGTATAAAGATCATCCGGCGCTTATTCTTTGGCATATCTCCAATGAATTTGGGGGCGCCTGCCACTGTGAGCTGTGCCAGGATGCCTTCCGCGCATGGCTTAAGCAGAAATACGGGACGCTGGAGAAGCTGAACCATGCGTGGTGGACGGGATTCTGGAGCCATACGTTTACGGACTGGGGGCAGATCGAGTCTCCGGCACCGCACGGAGAGAACCAGGTGCACGGCCATAATCTGGACTGGCAGCGCTTTGTGACCGACCAGACGATTGACTTTTATCGTAATGAGATTGCTCCGCTGCGAGAGATTACCCCGAACATTCCGGCGACAACCAACTTTATGGGGAACTATCCTCATATGGGACCGTTCACAGGACTCAATTATGCCAAGTTCGGCAAGGAAGTCGACGTTGTATCCTGGGACGCCTACCCAGCCTGGCATAGTGATCTGCAGCAAAATATGGATCTGGCCGCGGATACCGCGTTTGTCCATGACATCTATCGGTCGTTGAAGGGCGGGCAGCCGTTCCTCGTGATGGAGAATACGCCTTCCCTGGTGAATTGGCATCAGGTGAACAAGCCGAAACGCCCGGGTATGCATGCTTTATCCGCGGTGCAGTCGCTGGCACATGGCGCAGACTCCGTGCTGTACTTCCAGTGGCGGAAGGGAAGAGGCGCTTCCGAGAAATTTCATGGCGCAGTTGTAGACCACAGCGGACACGAGCATACGCGTGTGTTCCGGGAGGTTGCCGAGGTGGGCAAGATCCTGGAGCAGCTGGGTGAAATTCGCGGGACATCGGTTGAGCCTGAGGTTGCCCTGATCTATGATTGGGAGAATGGGTGGGCCATGGATGATGCCCAAGCCTTAAAGCCACGGGAGAAGAATTACATCGCCACCTGCCAGGCCCATTACAAATCGTTCTGGAAACGCGGAATTCCGGTGGATGTGATCGACATGGACCGGGATTTCTCCAGCTATAAACTGATTGTCGCTCCTATGCTGTATATGGTTCGTCCAGGCGTAGCGGAAAGGCTGGAGCAATTCGTCCAGCAGGGAGGAACGCTTGTTGTCACGTATTGGAGCGGTATTGTGAATGAGAACGATCTCACCTTCCTGGGCGGATTCCCCGGACCGCTTCGCTCCCTGCTCGGCGTATGGGCTGAAGAGATTGATACTCTGTATGATTCGGACCGCAACAGCATTCGCTTTTTCTCCGAGGAGCTTGGATTCGGCGGAACCTACGAGGCAAGGGAATATTGTGAGGTCATTCATGCTGAGACCGCTAAAGTGCTGGCTAAATATGAGCGGGATTATTATGCGAATACTCCTGCGCTCACAGTCAACACCTTTGGACAAGGCAAGGCTTATTATATGGCCTCCCGCAATGAAGATAGATTCAACGATGATTTCTATGAACAGCTGGCAGAACACTTGAATATCCGTAGAGCCCTGGATACCGGTCTGCCCGAAGGAGTCAGCGTACACCTTCGTTCCGATGGGGAGCATGATTATGTATTTATCATGAATTTTACCGACGGTTCCAAGCAGGTAGAGCTTCCACAAGGTTCTTATTATAATCTGCTGGACCAGCAGCAGCAAGGCAGTATTCTCAAGCTTTCAGCCTATGGATTTGCTGTTTTAAAGAAGGACACAGATGCGTTAAAATAA
- a CDS encoding carbohydrate ABC transporter permease produces the protein MKQHKWAPYLFLAPAVILFLSFTVYPILSSLILSFQRLDGGQYHFVGFSNYSRLFHDSVFLKALWNTFIIFIFQVPIMLLLALVLANGLNSKRLKARGLFRVGFFLPSVTSLVAYSILFSIILQDTGIMNTFLGLFGIDTIHWLADPVWAKVSIILAMTWRWTGYNMVIYLAAMQNITEDMYEAASLDGAGKIRQFFSVTIPQLKPVILFTAVISTISTLQLFDEPFNLTKGGPADATMTLGLYIYQNGFQYFDFGYASAIAYVVVILMAVLSWVQMKVTGED, from the coding sequence ATGAAGCAGCATAAATGGGCACCTTACTTATTTTTGGCTCCGGCCGTCATTCTGTTCTTATCTTTTACCGTGTATCCGATTCTGTCTTCCTTAATTCTAAGCTTTCAGCGGCTTGACGGTGGGCAGTATCACTTTGTTGGCTTCTCGAACTACAGCCGGCTGTTTCATGATTCGGTATTTCTCAAAGCGCTATGGAATACCTTCATTATCTTCATCTTCCAAGTACCAATCATGCTGCTGCTTGCGCTCGTTCTCGCGAACGGTCTGAACAGCAAGCGGCTTAAGGCTCGGGGACTCTTCCGCGTCGGTTTCTTTCTTCCGTCTGTGACTTCTTTGGTAGCCTACTCGATCCTTTTCTCGATCATTCTACAGGATACAGGGATTATGAACACCTTCCTAGGACTGTTCGGAATCGATACGATTCATTGGCTGGCCGATCCTGTCTGGGCCAAAGTGTCCATTATCCTAGCGATGACCTGGAGATGGACGGGGTATAACATGGTTATTTACCTGGCAGCTATGCAGAACATCACGGAGGATATGTATGAAGCGGCTTCCCTGGATGGAGCAGGCAAGATTCGCCAGTTTTTCAGCGTAACTATTCCTCAGCTGAAACCGGTGATTCTGTTCACCGCCGTCATCTCGACGATCTCGACGCTGCAGCTGTTTGACGAGCCGTTCAACCTGACCAAAGGCGGCCCGGCCGATGCAACTATGACACTGGGTCTCTATATTTATCAGAATGGCTTCCAATATTTCGACTTCGGTTATGCCTCGGCGATCGCCTATGTCGTGGTTATCCTTATGGCGGTGCTGTCCTGGGTACAAATGAAAGTGACGGGGGAGGATTGA
- a CDS encoding AraC family transcriptional regulator: MKIRYTFSGQERPLPLFVESIGYNPREEDFARPEGYPYFHWLQTVKGEGKFTFSGEEYTLGQGTGILLMPFTAHSYYSTGEEWSTLYVTFGGAAVDSILHALEIAASTVYTESQDFPFSELIWRMLDKIGKGAEFSRLDASAELYQFLIMLKKYGKTKNQQSLSQYYDRIRPVVEWLENMYAENIGLQEMSRQAGMSAQHLSHLFRETFNMSPYAFLIQLRIREAKRLLVANSALPLKEVASRVGFHDVSHFVATFKRIEQITPHKYRSLFQ; this comes from the coding sequence GTGAAGATCAGATACACATTTTCCGGACAGGAGAGGCCGCTGCCTTTATTTGTGGAGAGCATTGGCTATAATCCGAGGGAAGAGGATTTTGCCAGACCGGAGGGATATCCTTATTTCCACTGGTTGCAGACCGTAAAAGGAGAGGGGAAGTTCACTTTTTCAGGTGAGGAATACACGCTGGGCCAAGGAACAGGCATACTATTGATGCCGTTTACAGCTCATTCCTATTACAGCACTGGAGAGGAGTGGTCGACGCTGTATGTCACCTTCGGCGGGGCAGCAGTAGATAGTATTCTGCACGCGCTTGAGATTGCTGCTTCCACTGTGTACACGGAATCTCAGGATTTTCCCTTCTCCGAGCTCATTTGGCGTATGCTGGACAAGATCGGGAAGGGAGCGGAATTTTCTAGACTGGATGCTTCAGCCGAGCTGTACCAGTTCTTGATCATGCTCAAAAAATACGGCAAAACCAAAAATCAGCAGTCGCTATCGCAATACTATGATCGCATAAGGCCGGTCGTTGAGTGGCTGGAGAATATGTATGCCGAGAATATTGGGCTTCAGGAGATGTCCAGACAGGCAGGAATGAGCGCTCAGCACCTTAGTCATTTGTTTCGGGAGACCTTTAACATGAGCCCTTATGCCTTTCTGATCCAGCTCCGGATTCGAGAAGCGAAGAGGCTGCTTGTGGCTAATTCCGCACTTCCGCTGAAGGAGGTAGCCAGCCGGGTCGGCTTTCATGATGTCAGCCATTTTGTAGCCACCTTTAAAAGAATAGAGCAGATTACGCCTCATAAATACCGGAGCTTATTTCAATGA
- a CDS encoding carbohydrate ABC transporter permease, which translates to MNTEAASRKGMGKAGSLIGLYAALLIFLLISIFPFYWMFVGSTNETGKMFTNPPTLSFGSQFLENLRNLNESIGLYRVLFNSLFVALVYVALALIVCSLAAYALSKFNFKGRNTIFMVFMLSMMIPYQALVIPQFRLMAEMHLLNTYFALIVPQLCYPFAIFLMRQNFIGFPTALMEAGRIDGAGELRTLISIVLPSMKPALAATAIYLFMMQWNNFLWPLMATYSKDMFTFPVALSSLVGFSTIDYGQVMVGITIATIPIIIFFLALQKHFVAGMLGSAVK; encoded by the coding sequence ATGAATACAGAAGCCGCTTCAAGAAAAGGAATGGGCAAAGCCGGCAGCTTGATTGGACTGTACGCAGCATTGCTAATATTTTTACTAATTTCAATCTTTCCATTCTATTGGATGTTTGTAGGTTCGACGAACGAGACGGGCAAAATGTTCACCAACCCGCCAACCCTGTCCTTCGGCAGCCAATTTCTAGAGAATCTGCGGAATTTGAATGAATCGATCGGCCTCTACAGGGTGTTGTTCAACTCCTTGTTTGTCGCGCTTGTGTATGTGGCTTTGGCACTCATTGTATGTTCTCTGGCGGCCTATGCGCTGTCCAAGTTCAACTTCAAGGGTAGAAATACGATCTTTATGGTCTTCATGCTGTCGATGATGATTCCTTATCAGGCTCTGGTCATCCCGCAGTTCCGGCTGATGGCAGAGATGCATCTGCTGAATACCTATTTCGCCTTGATCGTTCCGCAGCTGTGTTATCCGTTCGCCATCTTCCTGATGCGACAGAATTTCATTGGCTTTCCAACCGCTCTTATGGAAGCGGGACGGATTGACGGAGCGGGAGAGCTGAGAACCCTAATCTCCATCGTGCTTCCTTCCATGAAGCCAGCATTGGCGGCAACGGCGATCTATCTGTTCATGATGCAATGGAACAACTTTCTATGGCCGCTTATGGCTACTTATTCGAAGGATATGTTTACCTTCCCGGTCGCTCTGTCCAGTCTGGTAGGCTTCTCCACCATCGACTATGGGCAAGTCATGGTCGGTATTACGATTGCAACGATCCCCATCATTATTTTCTTCCTTGCTCTGCAGAAGCATTTCGTAGCCGGGATGCTGGGCAGTGCGGTGAAATAA